One region of Drosophila subobscura isolate 14011-0131.10 chromosome J, UCBerk_Dsub_1.0, whole genome shotgun sequence genomic DNA includes:
- the LOC117895503 gene encoding tektin-1 encodes MLPNLKARRITGMQLASKHLGPVAKCPPRYSEEDWDYNNKIKFRITCDQEKLAERIVEESRRVVDETKDTTKNWQREVEHHMRERTSEIRFLVDELNRQKKTAMLEDEALNTYRNRVLNAIEFLKDKSLAICKQCLILREGRIGVDLCDDEVDRSLRRELKVIKGCQGLADAALKEAEEQIRKLRAAIYLLDQDLAAKDKSLAIDEKNLKLKEFQHDLGKGQDLSKSHCQFSLTEWQAQTYENLEANAKALVSAGQLRAYIDLLLKQVCEDMQNQTDRTNEAFDRRIAETKHVKQCLENKHKDTMDHIHQVQRNMTDLEKEMMDKQRAITLCQTRLSNRAHRPGLELTCDMVQDALYNELQALKASVCKLNQKLNENKASMRYLMHVQVMQEEEINIKTNTCKIDEVDCMTLRQALKYQSF; translated from the exons ATGTTGCCCAATCTGAAGGCACGTCGCATCACTGGCATGCAGCTGGCAAGCAAGCACCTGGGGCCAGTGGCCAAGTGCCCGCCACGCTACTCCGAGGAGGACTGGGACTACAACAACAAGATCAAGTTTAGAATCACCTGCGACCAGGAGAAGCTGGCCGAGCGCATTGTCGA GGAATCGCGTCGCGTGGTGGACGAGACGAAGGACACCACCAAGAACTGGCAGCGCGAGGTGGAGCACCACATGCGCGAGCGCACCAGCGAGATTCGCTTCCTGGTGGACGAACTGAATCGCCAGAAGAAGACGGCCATGCTGGAGGACGAGGCCCTGAACACCTATCGCAATCGGGTGCTGAATGCCATCGAGTTCCTCAAGGATAAGTCACTGGCCATTTGCAAGCAGTGCCTGATCCTGCGCGAGGGCCGCATCGGGGTAGATCTCTGCGATGACGAGGTGGATCGCTCGCTGCGCCGCGAGCTGAAGGTGATCAAGGGCTGTCAGGGGCTGGCCGATGCCGCTCTGAAGGAGGCCGAGGAGCAGATTCGCAAGCTGCGTGCAGCCATCTATCTGCTGGACCAAGATCTGGCCGCGAAGGACAAATCGCTGGCCATCGACGAGAAGAATCTCAAGCTGAAGGAATTCCAGCATGACCTCGGCAAGGGTCAGGACTTGTCCAAGTCGCACTG CCAATTCTCTTTGACCGAGTGGCAGGCGCAGACCTACGAGAACCTGGAGGCCAATGCCAAGGCTCTGGTCTCGGCCGGCCAGCTGCGTGCCTATATCGATCTGCTGCTGAAGCAGGTCTGCGAGGACATGCAGAACCAGACGGACCGCACTAATGAGGCCTTTGACCGGCGCATTGCCGAGACGAAGCACGTGAAGCAGTGCCTGGAGAACAAGCACAAGGACACCATGGACCACATTCACCAGGTGCAGCGCAACATGACCGACCTGGAGAAGGAGATGATGGACAAGCAGCGCGCCATTACCCTCTGCCAGACTCGACTCAGCAATCGCGCCCATCGCCCGGGACTGGAGCTGACCTGCGACATGGTCCAGGATGCGCTCTACAACGAACTGCAGGCTCTGAAGGCTTCCGTCTGCAAGCTGAACCAGAAGCTGAACGAGAACAAGGCGTCGATGCGCTACTTGATGCACGTCCAGGTcatgcaggaggaggagatcaaTATAAAGACGAATACTTGCAAGATCGACGAGGTCGATTGCATGACTTTGCGCCAGGCACTTAAATACCAGTCCTTCTAG